One segment of Aphis gossypii isolate Hap1 unplaced genomic scaffold, ASM2018417v2 Contig00712, whole genome shotgun sequence DNA contains the following:
- the LOC126555117 gene encoding uncharacterized protein LOC126555117 — translation MENNESSVARVAVKIPEFISSDPELWFAMVEGSFASAGIKIDSTKFGYVVGALPPKYAVEVKDIIMAPPSENRYVKIKQELVKRLSASQEEKTRQLLERVEMGDRKPSQFLRHLQSLADTSIPETLLKTLWMGRLPKSIQVALAIVKDCKLEDLAAHADNIADASGPMLPQIAESTVSNTLEATLNLKLSQLALGINQEITALRKEIAEINTRPARGRSPDPSAHRSRSRSRSRNSHGVNGICWYHWRFGSNSQKCVKPCTYKSEN, via the coding sequence ATGGAAAACAATGAATCGTCAGTAGCAAGAGTCGCGGTGAAAATTCCCGAGTTCATTTCGTCGGATCCCGAACTTTGGTTCGCCATGGTCGAGGGAAGTTTTGCCAGCGCAGGTATCAAGATCGACAGTACGAAATTTGGGTATGTTGTCGGCGCATTACCACCCAAATATGCGGTTGAAGTGAAAGATATCATAATGGCACCACCATCGGAAAACAGGtacgtaaaaattaaacaagaatTGGTCAAACGTCTCAGCGCATCCCAAGAAGAAAAAACTCGCCAACTATTGGAACGGGTCGAAATGGGTGATAGAAAACCATCGCAATTTTTACGCCATCTTCAAAGCCTAGCTGACACCTCCATTCCTGAAACACTGTTAAAAACGCTGTGGATGGGCCGACTACCGAAAAGTATTCAGGTAGCGCTGGCGATCGTCAAGGACTGCAAACTCGAGGACCTCGCAGCACACGCAGATAATATTGCAGACGCGTCTGGTCCTATGCTACCTCAGATCGCGGAATCAACTGTGAGTAATACTCTGGAAGCTACGTTAAATCTTAAGCTTTCACAGCTAGCGCTAGGGATTAATCAGGAAATCACGGCGCTGAGAAAAGAAATCGCTGAGATCAACACCCGTCCTGCACGTGGGCGAAGCCCCGATCCTAGTGCCCATCGTTCAAGATCTCGATCACGAAGTCGTAATTCACACGGTGTCAATGGAATCTGTTGGTATCACTGGCGTTTTGGATCCAACTCCCAGAAATGTGTAAAGCCATGTACATATAAGTCGGAAAACTAG